GCCCTCGGTTCCGGTGGCGGACGACGAATCCTCCTTCGTGGATGACACCGATCGACCGGCCTTCGGGTATGGCAGCGACGGGCATCACTCGGTGCTCACGATGCTCCGCGCCGAATCGGCCACCGTCCTCGGTTACGAAAGCGTGGACGACGTACGGGCGGACCAGACGTTCAAAGAACTCGGGTTCGACTCGGCGCTGTTGCTCGACCTCCGCAACCGGCTGAACGTCGTCACCGGGTTGCGGCTGCCGACGGCCTTCCTCTTCGACCATCCGACACCCGCGACCGCCGCCGGCCGGGTGGAAAGGCTGCTTCGGGGCGAGTCGGACGAGGACGCCGCCGAGGGGCCGGACACCGGCGCCGACGACCCGGTGGTGATCGTCGGCATGGCCTGCCGTTTCCCGGGCGGCGTGCGCTCGCCGGAGGACCTGTGGCGGCTCGTCGAGGAGGAGCGCGAGGGCATCGGCGAACTCCCGGCAGATCGCGGCTGGGATCTCACCCGGCTGAGCGCCGCGCCCCAGAAGGGCGCGTTCCTGTATGACGCGGGTGAGTTCGATGCGGAGTTTTTTGGGATCAGTCCGCGTGAGGCGTTGGGGATGGATCCGCAGCAGCGTTTGTTGTTGGAGACGTCGTGGGAGGCGTTCGAGCGGGCCGGCATCGATCCGTCCACTTTGCGCGGCAGCCGTACCGGGGTGTTCATCGGCGCGATGGCCCAGGACTACGGAACGCCGCTGCATGAGTCGTCGGATGAGGTTCAGGGTTATTTGTTGACTGGGAAGTCGTCGAGTGTGGCGTCGGGTCGGGTTGCGTATGTGTTGGGTTTGGAGGGTCCGGCGGTGACGGTGGATACGGCGTGTTCGTCGTCGTTGGTGGCGTTGCATTTGGCGGTGGGGTCGGTTCGTGGTGGTGAGTGTTCGTTGGCGGTGGCTGGTGGGGTGACGGTGATGGCGTCGCCGGGGATTTTTATGGAGTTTTCGCGGCAGGGTGGGTTGGCGGCTGATGGTCGGTGTAAGTCGTTTGCGGGGGCGGCTGATGGGACTGGTTGGGGTGAGGGTGTTGGTGTGGTGGTGGTGGAGCGGTTGTCGGAGGCGGTTCGTCGTGGGCATCGGGTGTTGGCGGTGGTGCGGGGGTCGGCGGTTAATCAGGATGGTGCGTCGAATGGTTTGACGGCGCCGAGTGGTCGTTCTCAGCAGCGGGTGATTCGGCAGGCGTTGGCGGTTGCTGGGTTGGGTTCTGCTGATGTTGATGTGGTGGAGGCGCATGGTACGGGGACGCGGTTGGGGGATCCGATTGAGGCGGAGGCGTTGTTGGCGACGTATGGGCAGGGTCGGGGTGGGGTGCCGTTGTGGTTGGGGTCGTTGAAGTCGAATATTGGTCATTCGCAGGCGGCGGCGGGTGTTGCTGGTGTGATCAAGATGGTGATGGCGATGTGGGCGGGGGTGTTGCCGCGGACGTTGCATGTGGATGAGCCGACGCCGGTGGTGGATTGGTCGTCGGGGGATGTTCGGTTGTTGACCGAGGCGCGGCAGTGGTCGGTGGATGGTCGTCCACGTCGGGCGGGGGTGTCGTCGTTCGGTATCAGTGGGACGAACGCGCATGTGATTGTGGAGCAGCCGCCGGTTGTTGAGTCGGTTGCCGAGTCCCCCGCGCCGGTTCCTGGGCTGGTTTCCGGGTCCGGGTCGGAGTTTGTGGTGCCGTGGGTGGTGTCGGGTCATTCGGTGGGCGGGTTGGCTGGTCAGGCTGAGCGGTTGGCGGGTTTGGGTGAGGTGGATGCGGTGAGTGTGGGTCGGGCTTTGGTGTCGTCGCGTGCGGCGTTGTCGCATCGGGCGGTGGTGGTGGGTGATTCGGTTGAGGCTTTGCGTGCGGGTTTGGTTGATGTGGCGGGTGGTGGGGTGGGGTCGGGGTTTGTTTCTGGTGTGGTGGGTGGGGTGGGGCGTACGGCTTTTGTGTTTCCGGGTCAGGGTGGTCAGTGGGTGGGGATGGGGCGGGAGTTGTGGGAGTCGTGTGGGGTGTTTGGGGAGTGGATGGGGGTGTGTGAGCGGGCGTTGGCGCCGTTTGTGGGGTGGTCGTTGCGGGAGGTGGTGTTTTCGGGGGATGAGGAGTTGTGGTCGCGGGTGGATGTGGTGCAGCCGGTGTCGTGGGCGGTGATGGTGTCGTTGGCGGGGGTGTGGCGGTCGTTGGGTGTGGTGCCGGATGTGGTGGTGGGGCATTCGCAGGGGAGATTGCGGCGGCGGTGGTGGCGGGTGGGTTGTCGGTGGGTGAGGGTGCGCGGGTGGTGGCGTTGCGGTCGCGGGTGATTGGTGAGGTGTTGTCGGGTGGTGGGGGATGGTGTGGGTGGGTGTGGGGGTGGGTGTGGTGGAGGGGTTGTTGGTGGAGGGGTTGTGGGTGGCGGCGGTGAATGGTCCGTCGTCGGTGGTGGTGTCGGGTGGGGTGGGGTTGTTGGAGGGTTTTGTGGTGCGGTGTGAGGGGTTGGGGGTGCGGGTGCGGTGGGTGCCGGTGGATTATGCGTCGCATTCGGGTGGGGTGGGTGTGGTGGAGGGTGAGGTGTTGCGGGTGTTGGAGGGGTTGTCGCCGGTGTCGGGTGGTGGGGTGGTGTTTGTGTCGTCGGTGGTGGGTCAGGTGGTGGATATGGGGGTGTTGGATGGTGGTTATTGGTTTGCGAATTTGCGGGAGCGGGTGCGTTTTCAGGAGGCGGTGGAGGTGGCGTTGGGGTTGGGGTGTGGGGTGTTTGTGGAGGTGGGTGGGCACCCGGTCCTGGTGCCGGCAATAGAGGAAATCGTCGACGCCAATGGCCGCGACGCGGTCGCCCTCGGCACGCTACGCCGACACGAAGGCGGCCCACGACAAATGGTCACCGCGCTCGCCCAGGCTTACGTGAATGGCGTCGAGGTCGATTGGGCACGCCTGTTTCCGACACGCGACGCGCCGCCGGTGGACCTGCCGACCTATGCGTTCCAGCGCCAGCGCTACTGGCTGAATCCGCCGGCCCGGTCGGGCCGGGGCGACCGCGACGACAGCGAGTTCTGGAACCTGGTCGAGCAGGGCGAGCTGGCGCCACTGACCGACCTGCTGAGGATCGGCGACGAGACCGGGCAAACCTCGCTGGGCACCCTGCTGCCCGCGCTGTCGTCGTGGAGCCGGCGCGAACGGTCGAAGCGCGTGGCCGACACGTGGCGGTACCGGGTGGCATGGAGTCAGGTACCGGATGGCGAGCCGGCACCACCAGTCTCGGGCACCTGG
This DNA window, taken from Micromonospora sp. FIMYZ51, encodes the following:
- a CDS encoding type I polyketide synthase gives rise to the protein MACRFPGGVRSPEDLWRLVEEEREGIGELPADRGWDLTRLSAAPQKGAFLYDAGEFDAEFFGISPREALGMDPQQRLLLETSWEAFERAGIDPSTLRGSRTGVFIGAMAQDYGTPLHESSDEVQGYLLTGKSSSVASGRVAYVLGLEGPAVTVDTACSSSLVALHLAVGSVRGGECSLAVAGGVTVMASPGIFMEFSRQGGLAADGRCKSFAGAADGTGWGEGVGVVVVERLSEAVRRGHRVLAVVRGSAVNQDGASNGLTAPSGRSQQRVIRQALAVAGLGSADVDVVEAHGTGTRLGDPIEAEALLATYGQGRGGVPLWLGSLKSNIGHSQAAAGVAGVIKMVMAMWAGVLPRTLHVDEPTPVVDWSSGDVRLLTEARQWSVDGRPRRAGVSSFGISGTNAHVIVEQPPVVESVAESPAPVPGLVSGSGSEFVVPWVVSGHSVGGLAGQAERLAGLGEVDAVSVGRALVSSRAALSHRAVVVGDSVEALRAGLVDVAGGGVGSGFVSGVVGGVGRTAFVFPGQGGQWVGMGRELWESCGVFGEWMGVCERALAPFVGWSLREVVFSGDEELWSRVDVVQPVSWAVMVSLAGVWRSLGVVPDVVVGHSQGRLRRRWWRVGCRWVRVRGWWRCGRG